In the Astatotilapia calliptera chromosome 5, fAstCal1.2, whole genome shotgun sequence genome, one interval contains:
- the gcnt7 gene encoding beta-1,3-galactosyl-O-glycosyl-glycoprotein beta-1,6-N-acetylglucosaminyltransferase 7 isoform X2: MRQLEGTKCSFLVCLGISIIIFSFIYLRTRTPPELKPPPSSSCKPFSTVCKTFLPGMKKGVNWYSCDCQVESYILNSHLPCSNLKRDLHFITKPLSRAEEAYPLAFIVTIHKELELFVRLLRAIYMPQNVYCIHVDAKAPREYREAVQKLVSCFPNTFLSSHSETVTYAGFSRLQADLNCMKDLAKSKTDWKKVVNLCGQDFPVKSNLELVQYMQSQQWRDKNMTPGVKQPMSMMYRTQRQYKEIVGSHVAPKGLGLRKRPPPHNLQLYFGTAYYVLTRPFVDFVLKSPIAHDFLDWSRDTFSPDEHYWVTLNHIKAPGSRIDGGWEGAIRAIKWRDQEGSAHSGCKGHYIRDICIYGVEDLPWIISMDSMFANKFESNTFPEALDCLEQWHRNKVINQATVPIEPSWLLAIHSNYSNSSSYFNSSAGE, encoded by the exons ATGCGCCAGCTTGAAGGGACAAAATGCAGCTTCCTCGTGTGCCTCGGGATAAGTATTATTATCTTTTCCTTCATTTATTTGAGGACTAGGACGCCACCTGAGTTAAAGCCTCCCCCATCTTCAAGTTGCAAACCTTTCTCAACTGTGTGTAAAACTTTTTTGCCAGGCATGAAGAAAGGAGTAAATTGGTACAGCTGTGACTGCCAG GTGGAAAGCTACATTCTAAACAGCCACCTGCCGTGCTCAAACTTGAAAAGAGATTTACACTTTATAACAAAACCTCTAAGTCGTGCAGAGGAGGCTTACCCTTTAGCTTTCATTGTGACTATTCATAAAGAGCTGGAGCTTTTTGTCCGCCTCTTGAGGGCAATTTACATGCCACAAAATGTGTACTGCATTCACGTGGATGCTAAGGCTCCACGGGAGTATCGGGAGGCTGTACAGAAGCTAGTCAGCTGCTTTCCAAATACATTCCTCTCCAGTCACAGTGAAACTGTGACCTATGCTGGTTTTTCTCGTTTGCAAGCAGATCTGAATTGCATGAAGGATCTAGCGAAATCCAAGACAGACTGGAAGAAGGTGGTGAATCTGTGTGGACAAGACTTCCCTGTTAAGAGTAACCTGGaactggtacagtacatgcaGAGCCAACAATGGAGGGATAAAAACATGACACCTGGGGTCAAACAGCCGATGTCTATGATGTACAGAACGCAACGCCAGTACAAGGAGATTGTGGGGTCACATGTAGCTCCGAAAGGGCTAGGCCTGAGGAAAAGGCCTCCTCCACACAATCTGCAATTATATTTTGGAACAGCCTACTATGTTCTTACAAGACCTTTCGTGGACTTTGTTCTGAAAAGCCCAATAGCGCATGACTTCTTGGATTGGTCCAGGGACACATTCAGTCCAGATGAACACTACTGGGTGACGCTCAACCATATCAAAG CTCCAGGCAGTCGCATTGATGGAGGCTGGGAAGGAGCTATCCGGGCAATCAAATGGCGGGATCAAGAAGGAAGTGCACACAGTGGTTGCAAAG GGCATTACATACGAGACATCTGTATCTACGGAGTGGAAGACCTACCATGGATCATCAGCATGGACAGCATGTTTGCCAATAAGTTTGAGAGTAATACCTTTCCTGAGGCACTAGACTGTTTGGAGCAGTGGCACAGAAACAAGGTTATCAACCAGGCTACTGTTCCCATAGAACCGTCATGGCTACTGGCCATACACAGCAactacagcaacagcagcagctacTTTAACAGCAGTGCTGGAGAATGA
- the gcnt7 gene encoding beta-1,3-galactosyl-O-glycosyl-glycoprotein beta-1,6-N-acetylglucosaminyltransferase 7 isoform X1 encodes MRQLEGTKCSFLVCLGISIIIFSFIYLRTRTPPELKPPPSSSCKPFSTVCKTFLPGMKKGVNWYSCDCQVESYILNSHLPCSNLKRDLHFITKPLSRAEEAYPLAFIVTIHKELELFVRLLRAIYMPQNVYCIHVDAKAPREYREAVQKLVSCFPNTFLSSHSETVTYAGFSRLQADLNCMKDLAKSKTDWKKVVNLCGQDFPVKSNLELVQYMQSQQWRDKNMTPGVKQPMSMMYRTQRQYKEIVGSHVAPKGLGLRKRPPPHNLQLYFGTAYYVLTRPFVDFVLKSPIAHDFLDWSRDTFSPDEHYWVTLNHIKEAPGSRIDGGWEGAIRAIKWRDQEGSAHSGCKGHYIRDICIYGVEDLPWIISMDSMFANKFESNTFPEALDCLEQWHRNKVINQATVPIEPSWLLAIHSNYSNSSSYFNSSAGE; translated from the exons ATGCGCCAGCTTGAAGGGACAAAATGCAGCTTCCTCGTGTGCCTCGGGATAAGTATTATTATCTTTTCCTTCATTTATTTGAGGACTAGGACGCCACCTGAGTTAAAGCCTCCCCCATCTTCAAGTTGCAAACCTTTCTCAACTGTGTGTAAAACTTTTTTGCCAGGCATGAAGAAAGGAGTAAATTGGTACAGCTGTGACTGCCAG GTGGAAAGCTACATTCTAAACAGCCACCTGCCGTGCTCAAACTTGAAAAGAGATTTACACTTTATAACAAAACCTCTAAGTCGTGCAGAGGAGGCTTACCCTTTAGCTTTCATTGTGACTATTCATAAAGAGCTGGAGCTTTTTGTCCGCCTCTTGAGGGCAATTTACATGCCACAAAATGTGTACTGCATTCACGTGGATGCTAAGGCTCCACGGGAGTATCGGGAGGCTGTACAGAAGCTAGTCAGCTGCTTTCCAAATACATTCCTCTCCAGTCACAGTGAAACTGTGACCTATGCTGGTTTTTCTCGTTTGCAAGCAGATCTGAATTGCATGAAGGATCTAGCGAAATCCAAGACAGACTGGAAGAAGGTGGTGAATCTGTGTGGACAAGACTTCCCTGTTAAGAGTAACCTGGaactggtacagtacatgcaGAGCCAACAATGGAGGGATAAAAACATGACACCTGGGGTCAAACAGCCGATGTCTATGATGTACAGAACGCAACGCCAGTACAAGGAGATTGTGGGGTCACATGTAGCTCCGAAAGGGCTAGGCCTGAGGAAAAGGCCTCCTCCACACAATCTGCAATTATATTTTGGAACAGCCTACTATGTTCTTACAAGACCTTTCGTGGACTTTGTTCTGAAAAGCCCAATAGCGCATGACTTCTTGGATTGGTCCAGGGACACATTCAGTCCAGATGAACACTACTGGGTGACGCTCAACCATATCAAAG AAGCTCCAGGCAGTCGCATTGATGGAGGCTGGGAAGGAGCTATCCGGGCAATCAAATGGCGGGATCAAGAAGGAAGTGCACACAGTGGTTGCAAAG GGCATTACATACGAGACATCTGTATCTACGGAGTGGAAGACCTACCATGGATCATCAGCATGGACAGCATGTTTGCCAATAAGTTTGAGAGTAATACCTTTCCTGAGGCACTAGACTGTTTGGAGCAGTGGCACAGAAACAAGGTTATCAACCAGGCTACTGTTCCCATAGAACCGTCATGGCTACTGGCCATACACAGCAactacagcaacagcagcagctacTTTAACAGCAGTGCTGGAGAATGA